Proteins encoded within one genomic window of Micromonospora halotolerans:
- a CDS encoding aminopeptidase P family protein, which yields MAEERAQQQGKPADGTESHDPDFPEAFLSFMRQGWRDTELPVGPRPEVPNHAKRRAALAEAFPGETLVIPTGTEKVRANDTDHRFRPGSDFAYLTGDLEPDSVLVLRPGGEATLFMRPRSSRATDEFFRSRHGELWVGRRPTLKEKSTELGLPTADLTELDAALAELAPGRTRVLRGFDARVDAAVRPYDGARAEGQPGRDRELAIAISELKLVKDEWEIAQLQEACDATVRGFEDVARALPADRAVSERLLEGVFALRARHDGNDVGYGSIVGAGEHATILHWVHNHGATRPGELLLMDMGVENRNLYTADVTRVFPVDGRFTPLQRQVYDAVYAAQQAGIDVIKPGVAFREVHLTAMRVLAEALKDLGLLPVSVDEAMDPASTVYRRWTLHGTSHMLGIDVHDCANARKETYRDGPLGEGYVLTVEPGLYFQPEDELVPEELRGIGVRIEDDILVTADGPVNLSAGLPRRSDEVETWLAEQREAGPRLPG from the coding sequence ATGGCCGAGGAGCGGGCACAGCAGCAGGGCAAGCCGGCGGACGGCACCGAATCGCACGACCCGGACTTCCCGGAGGCGTTCCTGTCCTTCATGCGGCAGGGCTGGCGGGACACGGAGCTGCCGGTCGGTCCCCGGCCGGAGGTGCCCAACCACGCCAAGCGGCGGGCCGCGCTGGCCGAGGCCTTCCCGGGCGAGACGCTGGTCATCCCGACCGGCACCGAGAAGGTACGCGCCAACGACACCGACCACCGGTTCCGGCCGGGCAGCGACTTCGCGTACCTGACCGGCGACCTGGAGCCGGACAGCGTGCTCGTGCTCCGGCCGGGCGGCGAGGCCACCCTGTTCATGCGGCCCCGGTCGTCCCGCGCGACCGACGAGTTCTTCCGCAGCCGGCACGGCGAGCTGTGGGTGGGGCGGCGGCCGACGCTGAAGGAGAAGTCGACCGAGCTGGGCCTGCCGACGGCCGACCTGACCGAGCTGGACGCGGCGCTGGCTGAGCTGGCGCCGGGCCGCACGCGGGTGCTGCGCGGCTTCGACGCCCGGGTGGACGCCGCGGTGCGGCCGTACGACGGGGCGCGGGCCGAGGGGCAGCCGGGCCGCGACCGCGAGCTCGCCATCGCGATCTCCGAGCTGAAACTGGTCAAGGACGAGTGGGAGATCGCCCAGCTCCAGGAGGCGTGCGACGCCACCGTCCGCGGCTTCGAGGACGTGGCCCGGGCGCTCCCGGCCGACCGGGCGGTCTCCGAGCGGCTCCTCGAGGGCGTCTTCGCGCTGCGCGCCCGCCATGACGGCAACGACGTGGGCTACGGCTCGATCGTCGGCGCCGGCGAGCACGCCACGATCCTGCACTGGGTGCACAACCACGGCGCGACCCGCCCCGGTGAGCTGCTGCTCATGGACATGGGCGTGGAGAACCGCAACCTCTACACCGCCGACGTCACCCGGGTGTTCCCGGTCGACGGCCGGTTCACCCCGCTCCAGCGCCAGGTCTACGACGCCGTCTACGCCGCCCAGCAGGCCGGCATCGACGTGATCAAGCCGGGCGTGGCGTTCCGCGAGGTGCACCTCACCGCCATGCGGGTGCTCGCCGAGGCGCTGAAGGACCTCGGCCTGCTGCCGGTCAGCGTCGACGAGGCCATGGACCCGGCGTCGACGGTCTACCGCCGCTGGACGCTGCACGGCACCAGCCACATGCTCGGCATCGACGTGCACGACTGCGCCAACGCCCGCAAGGAGACCTACCGGGACGGGCCGCTCGGCGAGGGCTACGTGCTCACCGTCGAGCCGGGGCTCTACTTCCAGCCCGAGGACGAGCTGGTCCCCGAGGAGCTGCGCGGCATCGGCGTACGCATCGAGGACGACATCCTGGTCACCGCCGACGGCCCGGTGAACCTCTCGGCCGGCCTGCCGCGCCGCTCCGACGAGGTGGAGACCTGGCTGGCCGAGCAGCGCGAGGCCGGCCCCCGCCTGCCCGGCTGA
- the asnB gene encoding asparagine synthase (glutamine-hydrolyzing): MCGLLAFFSARGDAAAHRDHIAGALECLHHRGPDETGVEVVGDASGRYADGVFAHKRLAIIDVALSHEPLPYANERYLLTFNGEIYNYIELRDELIRDHGAQFATNGDGEVIVAGYHYWGEQVLTRLRGMFAFVIWDRQERRAFGARDYFGIKPLHYLETQDGLYLASEKKALLPFAHSAYQGDAGIDAANLSHYLTLQYVPEPGTLHKGISRIGSGEYLTWTPGGRIEVRRWYRPVFRPAPVSDEQKLYHEIRETLRESVRMHMRSDVPVGSFLSSGIDSTAVVALAREFNPNILTFTVGYDVPGYSEIDVAQDSARHLDVTTIPTKIGPQDMIDALPKIVWHLDDPVADPALVPLYFVAKKAAEHVTVVLSGEGADEFFGGYTIYREPLSLNAVNSLPGGVQKGLRAVSKAIPQGVKGKSFLERGTTPIEERYYGNARMFTEEEKQHLLRRYDPSVRYTDVTAPIYAEATELDDVTKMQYVDLYTWLRGDILVKADRISMAHSLEVRVPFLDREVFNVAAGIPVDLKLPPRSEATKYAMRQALQGVVPPAIVNRKKLGFPTPTRVWLRGEMYEWARHVLATSGAGDLIDLSYAMRLLEEHKREEADHSRKVWTVLIFCIWHAIFVAKTLDPGIQRNQSALLTKPVVGSMVR; encoded by the coding sequence ATGTGCGGACTCCTGGCCTTTTTCAGCGCGCGCGGTGACGCCGCCGCTCACCGCGACCACATCGCCGGAGCACTGGAGTGCCTGCACCACCGCGGCCCGGACGAGACCGGGGTCGAGGTGGTCGGCGACGCCTCCGGCCGGTACGCGGACGGGGTGTTCGCGCACAAGCGGCTGGCGATCATCGACGTGGCGCTCAGCCACGAGCCGCTGCCCTACGCGAACGAGCGCTACCTGCTCACGTTCAACGGCGAGATCTACAACTACATCGAGCTGCGGGACGAGCTGATCCGCGACCACGGCGCGCAGTTCGCCACCAACGGCGACGGCGAGGTGATCGTCGCCGGCTACCACTACTGGGGTGAGCAGGTGCTCACCAGGCTGCGCGGCATGTTCGCCTTCGTGATCTGGGACCGGCAGGAGCGGCGGGCCTTCGGCGCGCGGGACTACTTCGGCATCAAGCCGCTGCACTACCTGGAGACCCAGGACGGGCTCTACCTGGCCTCGGAGAAGAAGGCGCTGCTGCCCTTCGCGCACTCGGCGTACCAGGGCGACGCGGGCATCGACGCCGCCAACCTGAGCCACTACCTGACCCTGCAGTACGTCCCGGAGCCGGGCACGCTGCACAAGGGGATCAGCCGGATCGGGTCGGGGGAGTACCTGACCTGGACGCCGGGTGGCCGGATCGAGGTGCGCCGCTGGTACCGGCCGGTGTTCCGGCCGGCCCCGGTCTCCGACGAGCAGAAGCTCTACCACGAGATCCGGGAGACGCTGCGGGAGAGCGTCCGGATGCACATGCGCTCCGACGTGCCGGTCGGCTCGTTCCTCTCCAGCGGCATCGACTCGACCGCCGTGGTGGCCCTGGCCCGGGAGTTCAACCCGAACATCCTCACCTTCACGGTCGGCTACGACGTGCCGGGCTACTCCGAGATCGACGTGGCGCAGGACTCGGCCCGGCACCTCGACGTGACCACGATCCCGACCAAGATCGGGCCGCAGGACATGATCGACGCGCTGCCGAAGATCGTCTGGCACCTGGACGACCCGGTGGCCGACCCGGCCCTGGTGCCGCTCTACTTCGTGGCGAAGAAGGCCGCCGAGCACGTCACCGTGGTGCTGTCCGGCGAAGGCGCGGACGAGTTCTTCGGCGGCTACACGATCTACCGGGAGCCGCTGTCGCTCAACGCGGTGAACAGCCTGCCGGGCGGGGTGCAGAAGGGCCTGCGGGCGGTCTCCAAGGCCATCCCGCAGGGCGTGAAGGGCAAGAGCTTCCTGGAGCGGGGCACCACCCCGATCGAGGAGCGCTACTACGGCAACGCCCGGATGTTCACCGAGGAGGAGAAGCAGCACCTGCTGCGCCGCTACGACCCCTCGGTCCGCTACACCGACGTCACGGCGCCGATCTACGCCGAGGCCACCGAGCTGGACGACGTCACCAAGATGCAGTACGTCGACCTCTACACCTGGCTGCGCGGCGACATCCTGGTCAAGGCCGACCGGATCTCGATGGCGCACTCGCTGGAGGTCCGGGTGCCCTTCCTCGACCGCGAGGTGTTCAACGTGGCGGCGGGCATCCCGGTCGACCTGAAGCTGCCGCCCCGCTCCGAGGCGACCAAGTACGCGATGCGCCAGGCGCTGCAGGGCGTGGTGCCGCCGGCCATCGTCAACCGCAAGAAGCTGGGCTTCCCGACCCCGACCCGGGTGTGGCTGCGCGGCGAGATGTACGAGTGGGCCCGGCACGTGCTGGCCACCTCCGGCGCGGGCGACCTCATCGACCTGTCGTACGCCATGCGGCTGCTGGAGGAGCACAAGCGGGAGGAGGCGGACCACTCCCGCAAGGTGTGGACCGTGCTGATCTTCTGCATCTGGCACGCCATCTTCGTGGCGAAGACGCTCGACCCGGGCATCCAGCGCAACCAGTCCGCCCTGCTCACCAAGCCGGTGGTCGGCAGCATGGTCCGCTGA
- a CDS encoding lytic polysaccharide monooxygenase, with the protein MHRSRTAALLTAAATLALGAFALATGSDPAAAHGAAMTPGARTYLCWKDGLTPTGEIRPSNPACSAAVAQSGTNSLYNWFSVLRSDAGGRTVGFIPDGKLCSGGNPNFSGYDLARTDWPVTHLTAGRSMEFRYSNWAHHPGTFYFYVTKDSWSPTRPLAWSDLEEQPFLQVTNPPQRGSVGTNDGHYYFTGSLPANKSGRHIIYSRWVRSDSQENFFGCSDVTFDGGNGEVTGIGSGGTPSPNPTTPTPGPTSPTPTPTSPSPTPTSPTPTPTMPSGTCMAVYKVVSAWQGGFQGEVTIMNHSTRTYAGWTANWTWPSGQSITQLWNGTVSSSGAAVTVTNAAYNGSVPPEGTTTFGFTANFSGTNTLPTVTCTGR; encoded by the coding sequence GTGCACCGATCCCGTACGGCCGCGCTGCTCACCGCGGCCGCCACCCTGGCCCTGGGCGCGTTCGCCCTGGCCACCGGCTCCGACCCGGCCGCCGCGCACGGCGCGGCGATGACCCCGGGCGCCCGGACCTACCTGTGCTGGAAGGACGGCCTCACCCCGACCGGGGAGATCAGGCCGAGCAACCCCGCCTGCTCGGCGGCGGTGGCCCAGAGCGGCACCAACTCGCTCTACAACTGGTTCAGCGTGCTGCGCTCCGACGCGGGCGGCCGGACCGTCGGGTTCATCCCGGACGGCAAGCTGTGCAGCGGCGGCAACCCGAACTTCAGCGGCTACGACCTGGCCCGCACCGACTGGCCGGTCACCCACCTGACGGCCGGGCGGAGCATGGAGTTCCGCTACAGCAACTGGGCCCACCACCCGGGCACCTTCTACTTCTACGTCACGAAGGACAGCTGGAGCCCGACCCGGCCGCTGGCCTGGAGCGACCTGGAGGAGCAGCCGTTCCTCCAGGTGACCAACCCGCCGCAGCGCGGCTCGGTGGGCACCAACGACGGGCACTACTACTTCACCGGTTCGCTGCCGGCCAACAAGAGCGGCCGGCACATCATCTACTCCCGCTGGGTCCGCTCGGACAGCCAGGAGAACTTCTTCGGCTGCTCGGACGTGACCTTCGACGGCGGCAACGGCGAGGTGACCGGGATCGGCTCCGGCGGCACGCCGTCGCCGAACCCCACCACGCCCACGCCGGGGCCGACCAGCCCGACGCCCACCCCGACCTCGCCGAGCCCGACCCCGACGAGCCCGACGCCCACCCCGACCATGCCGTCCGGCACCTGCATGGCGGTGTACAAGGTGGTCAGCGCCTGGCAGGGCGGCTTCCAGGGCGAGGTCACGATCATGAACCACAGCACCCGGACCTACGCCGGCTGGACCGCGAACTGGACCTGGCCCAGCGGCCAGAGCATCACCCAGCTCTGGAACGGCACGGTGAGCAGCAGCGGGGCCGCGGTGACGGTCACCAACGCCGCGTACAACGGGAGCGTCCCACCGGAGGGCACCACCACGTTCGGCTTCACCGCGAACTTCTCCGGCACGAACACCCTGCCCACGGTCACCTGCACCGGCCGGTGA
- a CDS encoding carbohydrate kinase family protein produces the protein MGYAVVLGEALVDLLDAEHDGEPVFRQAIGGGPLNVAVAVARLGGDVQFVGSLGDDPLAGRIRAFLGAAGVGLDGAVTVPAPTALAVATFAGPEPDFRFYGEPRSYALLTADDLDVAVVEGAQVLYCGSIVLLDPPVLAAARRAWAMAGALRVFDPNVRPSLLAGPDALDDLRAVVAEFAASAHLVKLSAADARHLYPREPVEGVAAYLRELGAGTVVVTLGADGALVAAADDVVRVPAPKVDAVDATGAGDSVMGALVADLLHAGEPVDPTGWRDRVAFALRVAGLVCESPGGATAMPTREAVANRFR, from the coding sequence ATGGGGTACGCGGTGGTGCTCGGCGAGGCGCTGGTCGACCTGCTCGACGCCGAGCACGACGGGGAGCCCGTCTTCCGGCAGGCGATCGGCGGGGGGCCGTTGAACGTGGCCGTGGCGGTGGCCCGGCTCGGCGGTGACGTCCAGTTCGTCGGCTCGCTCGGCGACGACCCGCTCGCGGGGCGGATCCGCGCCTTCCTGGGCGCCGCCGGCGTGGGGCTGGACGGGGCGGTCACCGTGCCGGCGCCCACGGCGCTCGCGGTGGCCACCTTCGCCGGCCCGGAACCGGACTTCCGCTTCTACGGCGAACCCCGGTCGTATGCGCTGCTCACCGCCGACGACCTGGACGTCGCCGTGGTCGAGGGCGCGCAGGTGCTCTACTGCGGCTCGATCGTGCTGCTCGACCCGCCGGTGCTGGCCGCCGCCCGCCGGGCCTGGGCGATGGCCGGTGCGCTGCGGGTGTTCGACCCGAACGTGCGCCCGAGCCTGCTCGCCGGCCCGGACGCGCTGGACGACCTGCGCGCCGTGGTCGCCGAGTTCGCGGCGAGCGCCCACCTGGTCAAGCTGAGCGCCGCCGACGCCCGCCACCTCTACCCGCGTGAGCCGGTCGAGGGCGTCGCCGCGTACCTGCGGGAGCTGGGCGCGGGGACCGTGGTGGTCACCCTGGGCGCGGACGGCGCGCTGGTCGCCGCCGCCGACGACGTGGTACGCGTCCCCGCGCCGAAGGTCGACGCGGTGGACGCCACGGGCGCGGGCGACTCGGTGATGGGCGCGCTCGTCGCCGACCTGCTGCACGCCGGTGAGCCGGTGGACCCGACCGGCTGGCGCGACCGGGTGGCCTTCGCCCTCCGGGTGGCCGGCCTGGTCTGCGAGTCGCCCGGCGGGGCCACCGCCATGCCCACCCGGGAGGCGGTGGCCAACCGGTTCCGCTGA
- a CDS encoding multidrug effflux MFS transporter, which translates to MSQTVRTAARPTIDPRPARGGATLLVLLGTLTAIGPLSLDMYLPAFPAMTRDLGADQAGIQLSLTTCLIGLAVGQFVTGPLSDRWGRRRPVLIGVVAYTVLALVCTLAPNAPLLAAARFVQGLAGGMGVVVARAVVRDLYSGRAAAKYFSRLTLVFGVAPVAAPSVGSLVLRWGDWRAVFLTLAAIGLLLSVAVALRLPETLPAERRSTGGLAATARTMRSLVADRVYLGYALTQGFAFAGLFAYISGSSFVFQDVFGVSAVAFSLIFGLNALALVAMGQANARLLDRFSPRGLLVTTLVVGVVAATGVLTGALAGSLAVVAVALFAFVGSLGMVMPNSTALALDAHARHAGTAAALMGGVQSVIGALAAPLVGLGGEGSATPMAIVLAAAAALSLTAVLTLARPR; encoded by the coding sequence GTGAGCCAGACCGTGCGGACCGCCGCGCGCCCGACCATCGACCCGCGGCCCGCACGGGGCGGCGCCACCCTGCTGGTGCTGCTCGGCACGCTCACCGCGATCGGCCCGCTCTCGCTGGACATGTACCTCCCGGCGTTCCCGGCGATGACCCGCGACCTCGGCGCCGACCAGGCCGGCATCCAGCTCTCGCTGACCACCTGCCTGATCGGCCTCGCGGTCGGCCAGTTCGTCACCGGCCCGCTCAGCGACCGGTGGGGGCGGCGCCGGCCGGTGCTGATCGGCGTCGTCGCGTACACCGTGCTCGCGCTCGTCTGCACCCTGGCGCCGAACGCGCCGCTGCTGGCCGCCGCGCGGTTCGTCCAGGGCCTGGCCGGCGGCATGGGGGTGGTGGTCGCCCGGGCGGTGGTCCGCGACCTCTACTCCGGCCGCGCGGCCGCGAAGTACTTCTCCCGGCTCACCCTGGTATTCGGCGTCGCGCCGGTGGCCGCGCCGAGCGTGGGCAGCCTGGTGCTGCGGTGGGGCGACTGGCGGGCGGTCTTCCTCACCCTGGCCGCCATCGGGCTGCTGCTGTCCGTCGCGGTCGCCCTGCGCCTGCCCGAGACGCTGCCGGCCGAGCGCCGCAGCACCGGCGGCCTGGCCGCCACCGCCCGGACCATGCGGTCGCTGGTCGCCGACCGGGTCTACCTCGGGTACGCGCTGACCCAGGGCTTCGCCTTCGCCGGGCTGTTCGCGTACATCTCCGGGTCGTCGTTCGTGTTCCAGGACGTGTTCGGCGTCTCCGCCGTGGCGTTCAGCCTGATCTTCGGCCTCAACGCGCTCGCCCTGGTCGCCATGGGGCAGGCGAACGCCCGGCTGCTCGACCGGTTCAGCCCGCGCGGGCTGCTGGTCACCACGCTCGTGGTCGGCGTGGTGGCCGCGACCGGGGTGCTCACCGGGGCGCTCGCCGGGAGCCTCGCCGTGGTCGCGGTGGCGCTGTTCGCCTTCGTCGGCTCGCTGGGCATGGTGATGCCGAACAGCACCGCGCTGGCGCTGGACGCGCACGCCCGGCACGCCGGCACCGCCGCCGCGCTGATGGGCGGCGTGCAGTCGGTGATCGGCGCGCTCGCGGCGCCCCTGGTCGGCCTGGGCGGCGAGGGCAGCGCCACGCCGATGGCGATCGTGCTGGCCGCCGCCGCCGCGCTCTCCCTCACCGCCGTGCTCACCCTCGCCCGCCCGCGCTGA
- a CDS encoding MarR family winged helix-turn-helix transcriptional regulator has translation MPSDEAVARFGAVLGELHRLLRRKVVARANRDALPEAQVEVLHLVRAEPGISGKEVARRLGTAPNTVSTLVRDLTDAGLLARDRDPEDRRVVRLALTEAARTRMADYAVHRSALLTEALATLDPPARDAILAAAPHLDALLTALRARP, from the coding sequence GTGCCGAGCGACGAGGCCGTCGCGCGCTTCGGGGCCGTGCTGGGGGAACTGCACCGGCTGCTCCGCCGCAAGGTCGTCGCCCGGGCCAACCGGGACGCCCTTCCCGAGGCGCAGGTGGAGGTGCTGCACCTGGTCCGGGCCGAGCCGGGGATCAGCGGCAAGGAGGTCGCGCGCCGGCTGGGCACCGCGCCGAACACGGTCAGCACCCTGGTCCGCGACCTCACCGACGCCGGGCTGCTGGCGCGCGACCGCGACCCGGAGGACCGGCGGGTGGTGCGGCTCGCCCTCACCGAGGCCGCCCGCACCCGGATGGCCGACTACGCGGTCCACCGCAGCGCCCTGCTCACCGAGGCCCTGGCCACCCTCGACCCGCCGGCCCGCGACGCGATCCTCGCCGCCGCCCCGCACCTGGACGCCCTGCTGACCGCCCTGCGCGCCCGCCCCTGA
- a CDS encoding MBL fold metallo-hydrolase encodes MTARFVEVADGVHVLRDPLLHVNVTLVVGDGAALIVDTLSTAGQARELAEAARAVTPHPWTIVNTHHHFDHCFGNAALAADPPRPVYAHAQAAAVLRDHPDELRRAASEEMRAEQPELAAELARTELLAPTHPVHAEAELDVGGRRVVLHHPGHGHTDADLVVHVPDADVLVAGDLVEQSGPPAFEESYPVQWPDAVAGLLRLTTPATLVVPGHGEPVDVEFVRAQHAQLARQAWLIRAGHTGNAPPERVAAESPFGARPGLIAARRGYAELDGAA; translated from the coding sequence ATGACCGCCCGGTTCGTCGAGGTCGCCGACGGCGTGCACGTGCTGCGCGACCCGCTGCTGCACGTCAACGTGACGCTGGTGGTGGGCGACGGCGCGGCGCTGATCGTGGACACCCTCTCCACCGCCGGGCAGGCGCGGGAGCTGGCGGAGGCGGCCCGCGCGGTCACCCCGCACCCGTGGACGATCGTCAACACCCATCACCATTTCGACCACTGCTTCGGCAACGCCGCCCTGGCCGCCGACCCGCCCCGCCCGGTCTACGCGCACGCCCAGGCCGCCGCGGTGCTCCGCGACCATCCGGACGAGCTGCGCCGGGCCGCGTCCGAGGAGATGCGCGCGGAGCAGCCGGAACTCGCCGCCGAGCTGGCCCGCACCGAGCTGCTGGCCCCGACCCACCCGGTGCACGCGGAGGCGGAGCTCGACGTGGGCGGCCGGCGGGTGGTGCTGCACCATCCCGGGCACGGGCACACCGACGCCGACCTGGTGGTGCACGTTCCGGACGCGGACGTGCTGGTCGCCGGCGACCTGGTGGAGCAGAGCGGGCCGCCGGCCTTCGAGGAGTCGTACCCGGTGCAGTGGCCGGACGCGGTGGCCGGGCTGCTCCGGCTGACCACGCCGGCCACGCTGGTGGTGCCGGGGCACGGCGAGCCGGTCGACGTGGAGTTCGTCCGGGCTCAGCACGCCCAGCTCGCCCGGCAGGCCTGGCTGATCCGGGCCGGCCACACCGGCAACGCCCCGCCCGAGCGGGTGGCCGCCGAGTCGCCGTTCGGCGCCCGCCCCGGTCTCATCGCGGCCCGCCGCGGCTACGCCGAGCTCGACGGCGCCGCCTGA
- a CDS encoding thioesterase family protein, protein MQEQPESPFAPGLTARVELTVTDTDTALAVGSGDVPVLGTPRVLALAEAATVAAVATRLPSGSTTVGTRLELEHRAATPVGRTVAARAELVKVDGRRLAFEVIVTDGNEVVATGRVERALVDRQRFVERAVRAS, encoded by the coding sequence ATGCAGGAGCAGCCGGAGTCGCCCTTCGCCCCGGGCCTGACCGCCCGGGTCGAGCTGACCGTCACCGACACGGACACCGCGCTGGCGGTGGGCTCGGGCGACGTGCCGGTGCTCGGCACGCCCCGGGTGCTCGCGCTGGCCGAGGCGGCCACCGTGGCGGCGGTCGCCACCCGGCTGCCGTCCGGGTCGACGACGGTCGGCACCCGCCTCGAGCTGGAACATCGCGCGGCCACGCCGGTCGGGCGGACGGTGGCCGCCCGGGCGGAGCTGGTCAAGGTCGACGGCCGGCGGCTGGCCTTCGAGGTGATCGTGACCGACGGCAACGAGGTGGTGGCCACCGGGCGGGTCGAGCGGGCCCTGGTCGACCGGCAGCGCTTCGTCGAGCGCGCCGTGCGGGCGTCATGA
- a CDS encoding phosphatase PAP2 family protein, which produces MAVLTDPPPPAPAGPTASPDGGRRRVVAMAIWGIAFVAAWLAIGLPTDPAYAFLWIWAGTIAWHSSRPWRSHLRFARDWIPVVLLLAAYNLSRGFADNGATPHAMELIVADRFLTGWATGGEVPTIWLQQHLYRPDQVHWWDVAVSWIYFSHFVATLAAAAVLWLRNRARWGAYMRRWGFLCAAGLATYFLYPAAPPWWAAQNGLLSDVARISTRGWKEIGMHGAGNLLNAGQIASNPVAAMPSLHTAFALFVVLFFLRATRKRWWPLLLAYPLAMTFTLIYSGEHYLIDVLVGWAYVGLTFLVVGLAERWWAARRARRALLAPATQAAPTADPARPADAEQTRLADADPARPADADPATVPAER; this is translated from the coding sequence ATGGCCGTGCTGACTGACCCCCCGCCCCCCGCCCCCGCCGGACCGACCGCGTCCCCCGACGGCGGGCGCCGTCGCGTGGTGGCGATGGCGATCTGGGGAATCGCCTTCGTGGCGGCCTGGCTCGCCATCGGCCTGCCGACCGACCCGGCGTACGCGTTCCTCTGGATCTGGGCGGGCACCATCGCCTGGCACTCGTCCCGCCCGTGGCGCAGCCACCTGCGCTTCGCCCGGGACTGGATCCCGGTGGTGCTGCTGCTGGCCGCGTACAACCTCTCCCGCGGGTTCGCCGACAACGGCGCGACGCCGCACGCCATGGAGCTGATCGTCGCCGACCGGTTCCTGACCGGCTGGGCCACCGGCGGGGAGGTACCCACGATCTGGCTCCAGCAGCACCTCTACCGGCCCGACCAGGTGCACTGGTGGGACGTGGCGGTCAGCTGGATCTACTTCTCGCACTTCGTGGCGACGCTCGCCGCCGCCGCGGTGCTCTGGCTGCGGAACCGCGCCCGCTGGGGCGCGTACATGCGGCGGTGGGGCTTCCTCTGCGCGGCCGGGCTGGCCACCTACTTCCTCTACCCGGCCGCCCCGCCGTGGTGGGCGGCCCAGAACGGGCTGCTCTCCGACGTCGCGCGGATCTCCACCCGGGGCTGGAAGGAGATCGGCATGCACGGCGCGGGCAACCTGCTCAACGCCGGCCAGATCGCCTCCAACCCGGTGGCCGCCATGCCGTCGCTGCACACCGCGTTCGCCCTGTTCGTGGTCCTGTTCTTCCTACGCGCGACCCGGAAGCGCTGGTGGCCGCTCCTGCTGGCGTATCCGCTGGCGATGACCTTCACGCTGATCTACAGCGGCGAGCACTACCTGATCGACGTGCTGGTCGGCTGGGCGTACGTCGGCCTGACCTTCCTGGTGGTCGGGCTGGCCGAGCGCTGGTGGGCGGCCCGCCGGGCCCGCCGCGCCTTGCTCGCCCCGGCCACGCAGGCGGCCCCCACGGCCGACCCGGCCCGGCCGGCGGACGCCGAGCAGACCCGGCTGGCCGACGCCGACCCGGCCCGGCCGGCGGACGCCGATCCGGCCACCGTGCCGGCGGAGCGCTGA